A genome region from Schaalia sp. 19OD2882 includes the following:
- the gndA gene encoding NADP-dependent phosphogluconate dehydrogenase, translating to MQLAATRVRRRARRAVWLHVRMKEDSMSISTPARASADVGVTGMGVMGRNLARNLARNGHTVAIHNRSADKTEQVFADHGSEGVFVPAETMDDFVACLQRPRVAIIMVKAGAATDAVIEELASRMDEGDIIVDCGNTLFHDTRRREAALRERGVHFVGVGVSGGEEGALWGPSIMPGGPVEAYGRLGPVFETISAKVEDTPCCTHIGPDGAGHFVKMVHNGIEYADMQVIGEAYDLLRRVAGLEPAEIAEVFATWNRGELDSYLMEITVEVLRQVDARTGKPFVDVVVDAAGQKGTGAWTTQTALDLGVPVTGIGEATFARALSASPLQRQAARDLPGQIPATDPVDRDTFVEDVRQALYASKLIAYTQGLNEIQAAAAEYGWDLDLGAIARIWRGGCIIRARFLSEITAAFEADPALPLLISAAVFRDRIVAALPSWRRVVVASAQHGVPAPVFSSCLSYYDALRSDRLPAALIQGQRDFFGAHTYGRVDAPGAFHTLWAVEGRPEVEA from the coding sequence GTGCAACTGGCGGCAACCCGCGTCCGCCGGCGTGCCCGGCGGGCAGTCTGGCTTCACGTACGAATGAAGGAGGATTCGATGTCGATCTCCACCCCAGCTCGGGCAAGCGCCGACGTCGGCGTCACCGGCATGGGCGTCATGGGCCGCAACCTCGCCCGGAACCTTGCGCGCAACGGCCACACCGTGGCCATCCACAACCGCAGTGCCGACAAGACCGAACAGGTCTTCGCCGACCACGGCAGTGAGGGCGTTTTCGTCCCTGCCGAGACCATGGATGACTTCGTCGCCTGCCTGCAACGCCCTCGCGTGGCCATCATCATGGTCAAGGCCGGTGCCGCCACCGACGCCGTCATCGAAGAACTGGCGTCACGCATGGACGAGGGCGACATCATCGTCGACTGCGGCAACACCCTGTTCCACGACACCCGACGCCGGGAGGCAGCACTGCGCGAACGCGGAGTGCACTTCGTGGGCGTGGGCGTTTCGGGAGGTGAAGAGGGCGCCCTGTGGGGTCCTTCGATCATGCCCGGCGGTCCGGTGGAGGCCTACGGGCGACTGGGCCCCGTGTTCGAAACGATCAGCGCCAAGGTGGAGGACACTCCGTGCTGTACGCACATCGGCCCCGACGGGGCAGGCCACTTCGTGAAGATGGTGCACAACGGCATCGAGTACGCCGACATGCAGGTCATCGGCGAGGCCTACGACCTGCTGCGTCGCGTGGCGGGACTGGAACCGGCCGAGATCGCCGAGGTCTTCGCGACATGGAACCGCGGCGAGTTGGACTCGTATCTGATGGAGATCACCGTGGAGGTCCTGCGTCAGGTCGATGCGCGTACGGGCAAGCCTTTCGTCGACGTCGTCGTGGACGCCGCAGGCCAGAAGGGCACGGGCGCATGGACCACTCAGACTGCGCTGGACCTGGGTGTGCCGGTCACAGGCATCGGTGAGGCCACCTTCGCCCGAGCACTGTCCGCCTCTCCGCTCCAGCGGCAGGCGGCCCGGGACCTCCCGGGGCAGATCCCGGCGACCGACCCGGTTGACCGTGACACATTCGTCGAGGACGTCCGCCAAGCGCTGTACGCCTCCAAGCTCATCGCCTACACGCAGGGTCTCAACGAGATCCAGGCTGCCGCCGCCGAATACGGGTGGGACCTGGACCTCGGGGCGATTGCGCGCATCTGGCGTGGCGGCTGCATCATACGTGCGCGTTTCCTCAGCGAGATCACGGCGGCCTTCGAAGCCGATCCGGCTCTGCCGCTGCTCATCTCCGCCGCGGTGTTCCGCGACCGGATCGTCGCGGCACTGCCGTCCTGGAGGCGTGTGGTCGTGGCATCGGCTCAGCACGGGGTGCCTGCACCCGTGTTCTCCTCCTGCCTGTCGTACTACGACGCGCTGCGATCCGACCGCCTGCCTGCAGCCCTCATCCAGGGGCAGCGGGATTTCTTCGGAGCGCACACCTACGGCCGTGTCGACGCACCGGGTGCCTTCCACACCCTGTGGGCCGTCGAAGGCCGCCCCGAGGTCGAGGCCTGA
- a CDS encoding sugar kinase codes for MELRADARWSLVVPTSMGVRLTPDNRQATHTCDHFFLLQATSAETNVASIASHLGLPTKVLTNFVEGSPIAAFIKANLRARGMEVEGREVPQGDAWGYRHQFNIADSGFGGRAPRVWNDRAGEVGRTLAATDFDLEALFERDGVKIVHMSGLIASLSPETGRLCVELARVAAEHGTAVSFDLNYRASFWKGREEELSAAFHAIAEHCDILYGNEEDFQLCLGIEGPEVGGSGIDAQIDQFAGMIERVRAAYPKATWVGTSLREVVSANHHRWGMILWGQGLLEVVPLRDIDVLDRIGGGDASIGGVLYGILRGWTTRECAHFGWATGALAATSVHDYAAPADEAQVWGVWEGNARVQR; via the coding sequence ATGGAACTACGCGCTGACGCACGATGGTCCCTGGTGGTGCCCACCTCGATGGGGGTCCGACTGACGCCGGACAACCGTCAGGCCACCCACACCTGCGACCACTTCTTCCTCCTGCAGGCGACCTCCGCGGAGACCAACGTCGCCTCGATCGCCTCCCACTTGGGGCTCCCGACCAAGGTGCTCACCAACTTCGTGGAGGGATCGCCCATCGCGGCCTTCATCAAGGCGAATCTGCGAGCACGCGGCATGGAGGTCGAAGGCCGCGAGGTCCCGCAGGGAGATGCGTGGGGGTACCGCCACCAGTTCAACATTGCGGACTCCGGCTTCGGCGGACGCGCCCCGCGTGTGTGGAACGACCGTGCGGGCGAGGTCGGGCGCACTCTGGCGGCCACCGACTTCGACCTGGAGGCCCTGTTCGAACGCGACGGGGTCAAGATCGTGCACATGTCGGGTCTGATCGCCTCCCTGTCGCCCGAAACCGGTCGCCTGTGCGTGGAACTGGCGCGTGTGGCTGCCGAGCACGGGACGGCGGTGAGTTTCGACCTCAACTACCGCGCCTCGTTCTGGAAGGGGCGCGAAGAGGAGCTTTCGGCCGCATTCCACGCCATCGCCGAGCACTGCGACATCCTCTACGGCAACGAAGAGGACTTCCAGTTGTGCCTGGGCATCGAGGGCCCTGAGGTGGGCGGCAGTGGAATCGACGCTCAGATCGACCAGTTCGCCGGCATGATCGAACGCGTCCGCGCCGCCTACCCGAAGGCCACGTGGGTGGGAACCTCTTTGCGCGAGGTCGTCTCGGCGAACCACCACAGGTGGGGCATGATCCTGTGGGGCCAGGGCCTGCTCGAGGTGGTTCCTTTGCGTGACATTGACGTCCTGGACCGCATCGGTGGAGGCGACGCGTCGATCGGTGGTGTCCTGTACGGCATCCTGCGCGGGTGGACCACGCGAGAGTGCGCCCACTTCGGGTGGGCCACCGGCGCCCTTGCTGCCACCAGTGTCCACGACTACGCGGCTCCCGCCGACGAGGCGCAGGTGTGGGGCGTGTGGGAGGGCAACGCTCGCGTCCAACGCTGA
- a CDS encoding metal-sensitive transcriptional regulator has protein sequence MNRLKRARGQLDGVIRAVEEGRDCKDVVTQLAAATSALQRAGFTVISSAMRECLTDDDPAHDVNDLEKLFLCLS, from the coding sequence ATCAACCGTCTCAAGCGGGCGCGCGGACAACTCGACGGAGTCATCCGCGCCGTCGAAGAGGGCCGCGACTGCAAGGACGTCGTCACCCAACTGGCTGCCGCGACCTCCGCGCTGCAACGGGCCGGCTTCACCGTCATCTCCAGCGCCATGCGCGAGTGCCTCACCGACGACGACCCCGCCCACGACGTCAACGACCTGGAGAAACTCTTCCTCTGCCTGAGTTGA
- a CDS encoding FAD-dependent oxidoreductase — MQVVIVGGVAGGMSCAARLRRLDENASIIVLDKGPDVSVASCGLPYHVGGEIPDEASLRVQTPASLRASLDLDVRTGHEVLSVDPQARTVLVRNAAGKHTIGWDALVLSPGATAARPPIPGIDSPRVHELRVVEDAVRLKAAVRGATRAVVVGGGCIGIEAAENLRLAGLEVTLLEGSDHVLPPLDAEMASLARAELRRLGIEVVENAPLAEIRPGADADTLVLADGRTWEAQVIVVSVGARAETALAASAGVALQNGAFVIDGRGRTDVEGIWAIGDAVNQTHFVTASVRPVQLAGPANRAGRLVAEDVIAFTTAACGQGADGDTAPAAQASTSWKTPQVGAASARELPKPLGTAIVRIGELQVAMTGASKRELERAGIEHRTIHLHPNQHVTYFPGAEMMALVLHFDQEGRILGAQGVGRDGVDRRIDVLSTAMRAGLHVGDLADLDLCYAPPFGAAKDAVMMAGTAAQNVLDGTLTLWYPWQLADVRKTHLILDVRTVAESEAGPRIPGALLVPHTQLRERMEEVRRAAIGRPVAVHCKSGVRSYLAHRMLAAAGLESVSLSGGMLTLQAWAEGREQGLLEG, encoded by the coding sequence ATGCAGGTCGTCATCGTCGGAGGTGTCGCCGGAGGAATGAGCTGCGCCGCGCGCCTGCGCAGACTCGACGAGAACGCCTCGATCATCGTCCTCGACAAGGGCCCGGACGTGTCCGTCGCCAGCTGTGGCCTGCCCTACCACGTGGGCGGAGAGATCCCCGACGAGGCCTCACTGCGCGTCCAGACGCCCGCATCCCTGCGGGCCTCCCTCGACCTCGACGTGCGCACGGGACACGAGGTCCTTTCCGTGGACCCGCAGGCGCGCACCGTCCTCGTCCGCAACGCCGCAGGGAAGCACACGATCGGGTGGGACGCCCTCGTCCTTTCCCCCGGCGCAACCGCCGCCCGCCCACCCATCCCCGGAATCGACTCGCCTCGCGTCCACGAACTTCGTGTCGTCGAGGACGCCGTCCGCCTCAAGGCCGCCGTGCGCGGTGCCACGCGGGCAGTGGTCGTCGGTGGAGGATGCATCGGGATCGAAGCCGCCGAAAACCTGCGCCTTGCGGGCCTGGAGGTCACACTGCTCGAAGGCAGCGACCACGTCCTGCCGCCTTTGGACGCCGAAATGGCCTCCCTGGCGCGCGCCGAACTGCGGCGCCTGGGCATCGAGGTCGTCGAAAACGCTCCTCTTGCCGAGATCCGACCCGGAGCCGACGCCGACACCCTGGTCCTGGCCGACGGGCGCACCTGGGAGGCCCAGGTCATCGTCGTCTCCGTGGGTGCCCGAGCCGAGACCGCGCTGGCGGCATCCGCCGGTGTCGCACTCCAGAACGGGGCGTTCGTCATTGACGGTCGCGGGCGAACCGACGTCGAAGGAATCTGGGCCATCGGCGATGCGGTGAACCAGACCCACTTCGTCACCGCCTCCGTGCGCCCCGTGCAACTGGCCGGACCCGCGAATCGAGCGGGCCGCCTGGTGGCCGAGGATGTCATCGCCTTCACAACGGCCGCTTGCGGACAGGGGGCGGATGGAGACACCGCGCCCGCAGCGCAAGCGTCGACCTCGTGGAAGACCCCGCAGGTGGGCGCCGCCAGCGCGCGCGAACTGCCCAAGCCCTTGGGGACCGCCATCGTGCGCATCGGCGAATTGCAGGTGGCGATGACCGGCGCCTCCAAGCGGGAGTTGGAGCGTGCGGGGATTGAGCACCGCACCATCCACCTGCACCCCAACCAGCACGTCACGTATTTTCCGGGGGCCGAGATGATGGCCCTGGTCCTGCACTTCGACCAGGAGGGCCGGATCCTGGGTGCCCAAGGTGTCGGTCGCGACGGCGTCGACCGGCGCATCGACGTCCTGTCCACCGCCATGCGGGCGGGCCTGCACGTGGGGGATCTGGCCGACCTGGACCTGTGCTACGCGCCGCCCTTCGGCGCCGCCAAGGACGCTGTCATGATGGCCGGAACCGCGGCCCAGAACGTCCTGGACGGGACATTGACCCTGTGGTACCCGTGGCAATTGGCCGACGTGCGCAAAACCCACCTGATCCTCGACGTGCGCACGGTGGCGGAGTCCGAGGCCGGCCCGCGCATTCCGGGCGCCCTGCTGGTCCCGCACACCCAGCTGCGCGAACGCATGGAGGAAGTGCGCCGCGCCGCCATCGGGCGCCCGGTCGCCGTGCACTGCAAGTCAGGGGTTCGCTCCTACTTGGCCCATCGGATGCTCGCGGCGGCCGGGCTCGAAAGCGTCTCACTGTCGGGCGGCATGCTCACCCTGCAGGCGTGGGCCGAGGGGCGCGAACAGGGGCTGCTCGAAGGCTGA
- a CDS encoding ABC transporter ATP-binding protein, translated as MSVTEWWHSATGTDHVIEARGVTKVYGQGEARVVALDGVSLTIRKGEFAAIMGPSGSGKSTLLHCLAGLDSPTSGQILITGIDLAAMNDKRLTQVRRDKLGFIFQSFNLLPSLTAEDNILLPMRLAHRKPDKAWFEAVITTLGIGDRLTHKPNELSGGQQQRVAVARALVGRPDVIFADEPTGALDTASAANLLETLARMCETLGQTIVMVTHDEDAAATTTRIIRLRDGHVIDDAPVSRHVGAHARVTGTGGC; from the coding sequence ATGAGCGTTACCGAATGGTGGCACAGCGCCACAGGAACAGACCACGTCATCGAGGCCCGGGGCGTGACGAAGGTGTACGGCCAAGGCGAGGCCCGGGTCGTCGCCCTCGACGGCGTCAGCCTGACCATCCGAAAAGGCGAGTTCGCCGCCATCATGGGCCCCTCCGGCTCCGGCAAGTCCACCCTGCTGCACTGCCTGGCCGGCCTGGATTCCCCCACCTCCGGCCAGATCCTCATCACCGGGATCGATCTGGCCGCCATGAACGACAAGCGCCTCACCCAAGTGCGCCGCGACAAACTCGGCTTCATCTTCCAGTCCTTCAACCTGTTGCCCTCACTGACCGCCGAGGACAACATCCTGCTGCCCATGCGACTGGCACACCGCAAGCCGGACAAGGCCTGGTTCGAGGCAGTCATCACCACCCTGGGCATCGGCGACCGCCTGACGCACAAGCCCAACGAACTCTCCGGTGGACAGCAGCAGCGTGTTGCCGTTGCCCGCGCCCTGGTGGGCCGTCCCGATGTCATCTTCGCCGACGAGCCCACCGGTGCCCTGGACACCGCCTCTGCCGCCAACCTCCTGGAGACCCTCGCCCGCATGTGCGAAACCTTGGGCCAGACCATCGTCATGGTCACTCACGACGAGGACGCGGCAGCAACGACCACGCGCATCATCAGGTTGCGCGACGGCCATGTCATTGACGACGCCCCCGTGTCGCGCCACGTCGGCGCCCACGCCCGTGTCACGGGAACGGGAGGCTGCTGA